A single window of Plasmodium reichenowi strain SY57 chromosome 12, whole genome shotgun sequence DNA harbors:
- a CDS encoding conserved protein, unknown function (transcript variant 1; alternatively spliced) — MCVRMHFNIDLNVLKSKYKCNKIVNDDKVKRGMINKKNYVPIIFESVENSTSKEKIINVCLWGISPFTYGKIEKDFALINARLETLHIKKSFSVLINKNRCAVVVNGYFEWMGNEGSSKKTPYYIYNGNTNNKNELKIEKEELNNVESDKYKSEYEDNDSKMKKDEDKKQGNVQVKEEIKDEIKDEVKDEIKDKVKDEATDEIKDKVKDEATDEIKDEIKDEVKDEVKDEVKDETNEEQEEDQLVDENSHKRKKVIKEETSTKKVKKELSDEVDNLNNIENNQNEKKQENCSYIILAGLYTVSNDNKKECRNTIITTSSENTNLQDIHERCPLLLSENTLSLWLDVEKKYTDIIDKVKEEHIIMSSQLKFREVQNWNDFTNYTKEDKKDSILKYVKKNENN; from the exons atgtGTGTTCGAATGCATTTTAATATTGATTTAAACGTTTTGAAAAGTAAATATAAGTGTAACAAAATAGTTAATGATGACAAAGTAAAAAGAGGGATGATCAACaa GAAAAATTATGTACCCATCATTTTTGAAAGTGTTGAAAATTCCACatcaaaagaaaaaattattaatgtGTGCTTATGGGGAATTTCTCCTTTTACTTATGgaaaaatagaaaaagaCTTTGCTTTGATTAATGCTAGATTGGAGACCCtacacataaaaaaatcattCAG tgttttaataaataaaaatagatGTGCTGTCGTTGTTAATGGTTATTTTGAATGGATGGGTAACGAAGGATCCTCAAAAAAAACtccatattatatatacaatggtaacacaaataataaaaatgaattaaaaattgaaaaagaagaattGAATAATGTAGAATCTGATAAATACAAATCAGAATATGAAGACAATGATAgtaaaatgaaaaaggaTGAGGATAAAAAACAGGGAAATGTACAAgtaaaagaagaaataaaagatgaaataaaagatgaagtaaaagatgaaataaaagataaagtAAAAGATGAAGCAACAGatgaaataaaagataaagtAAAAGATGAAGCAACAGATGaaataaaagatgaaaTAAAAGATGAAGTAAAAGATGAAGTAAAAGATGAAGTAAAAGATGAAACAAATGAAGAACAAGAAGAAGATCAATTAGTTGATGAAAATTCTCATAAGCGaaaaaaagttataaaagaagaaacatctacaaaaaaagtaaaaaaagaacTTTCTGATGaag tagataatttaaataatatagaaaacAACCAAAACGAAAAGAAACAAGAAAACTGctcatatataattcttgCTG GTTTATATACTGTATCTAACGATAATAAGAAAGAATGTCGAAATACCATAATAACAACTTCAAGTGAAAATACCAACTTACAAGATATACACGAGAG ATGTCCTCTACTTCTTAGTGAAAATACCTTATCCCTTTGGCTAGATgtggaaaaaaaatacacaGACATAATAGATAAAGTTAAAGAGGAACACATCATCATGA gtTCCCAACTAAAATTTAGGGAAGTTCAAAACTGGAATGATTTTACAAATTATACAAAAGAAGATAAAAAGGATtctattttaaaatatgttaaaaaaaatgaaaataacTAA
- a CDS encoding conserved protein, unknown function (transcript variant 2; alternatively spliced) — MCVRMHFNIDLNVLKSKYKCNKIVNDDKVKRGMINKKNYVPIIFESVENSTSKEKIINVCLWGISPFTYGKIEKDFALINARLETLHIKKSFSVLINKNRCAVVVNGYFEWMGNEGSSKKTPYYIYNGNTNNKNELKIEKEELNNVESDKYKSEYEDNDSKMKKDEDKKQGNVQVKEEIKDEIKDEVKDEIKDKVKDEATDEIKDKVKDEATDEIKDEIKDEVKDEVKDEVKDETNEEQEEDQLVDENSHKRKKVIKEETSTKKVKKELSDEDNLNNIENNQNEKKQENCSYIILAGLYTVSNDNKKECRNTIITTSSENTNLQDIHERCPLLLSENTLSLWLDVEKKYTDIIDKVKEEHIIMSSQLKFREVQNWNDFTNYTKEDKKDSILKYVKKNENN, encoded by the exons atgtGTGTTCGAATGCATTTTAATATTGATTTAAACGTTTTGAAAAGTAAATATAAGTGTAACAAAATAGTTAATGATGACAAAGTAAAAAGAGGGATGATCAACaa GAAAAATTATGTACCCATCATTTTTGAAAGTGTTGAAAATTCCACatcaaaagaaaaaattattaatgtGTGCTTATGGGGAATTTCTCCTTTTACTTATGgaaaaatagaaaaagaCTTTGCTTTGATTAATGCTAGATTGGAGACCCtacacataaaaaaatcattCAG tgttttaataaataaaaatagatGTGCTGTCGTTGTTAATGGTTATTTTGAATGGATGGGTAACGAAGGATCCTCAAAAAAAACtccatattatatatacaatggtaacacaaataataaaaatgaattaaaaattgaaaaagaagaattGAATAATGTAGAATCTGATAAATACAAATCAGAATATGAAGACAATGATAgtaaaatgaaaaaggaTGAGGATAAAAAACAGGGAAATGTACAAgtaaaagaagaaataaaagatgaaataaaagatgaagtaaaagatgaaataaaagataaagtAAAAGATGAAGCAACAGatgaaataaaagataaagtAAAAGATGAAGCAACAGATGaaataaaagatgaaaTAAAAGATGAAGTAAAAGATGAAGTAAAAGATGAAGTAAAAGATGAAACAAATGAAGAACAAGAAGAAGATCAATTAGTTGATGAAAATTCTCATAAGCGaaaaaaagttataaaagaagaaacatctacaaaaaaagtaaaaaaagaacTTTCTGATGaag ataatttaaataatatagaaaacAACCAAAACGAAAAGAAACAAGAAAACTGctcatatataattcttgCTG GTTTATATACTGTATCTAACGATAATAAGAAAGAATGTCGAAATACCATAATAACAACTTCAAGTGAAAATACCAACTTACAAGATATACACGAGAG ATGTCCTCTACTTCTTAGTGAAAATACCTTATCCCTTTGGCTAGATgtggaaaaaaaatacacaGACATAATAGATAAAGTTAAAGAGGAACACATCATCATGA gtTCCCAACTAAAATTTAGGGAAGTTCAAAACTGGAATGATTTTACAAATTATACAAAAGAAGATAAAAAGGATtctattttaaaatatgttaaaaaaaatgaaaataacTAA
- a CDS encoding mitochondrial phosphate carrier protein, whose amino-acid sequence MMKRKEVWDSRISSPVTRIKHPHEHNLSYYSKCMFGGILSCGLTHTVITPLDVTKCRIQTYPNIYKNLFQSIKKIVKEEKVRSLTLGWTPTFVGYSLQGLCKFGFYEIFKDVYSNYLGEENAYKYKGATWLLASASAEFTADLFLCPFEMIKVKMQTSKANTFPTRILPSIAHMLKNRKESKFPFGSVGPLWCRQIPYTMAKFYFFEKIVQLMYDKVFTMPKDNYSKSTQLGITFASGYLSGIICALVSHPADNLISQLGKVENKDKSLGMITKEMGMFNLFTKGICTRVLMIGTLTGLQWWIYDTFKSVMGLGTSGSGSSAKK is encoded by the coding sequence atgATGAAAAGAAAGGAAGTATGGGATTCAAGGATCAGTAGTCCCGTAACAAGGATAAAACATCCTCATGAACATAACTTATCATATTATAGCAAGTGCATGTTTGGAGGTATACTATCATGCGGTTTAACACATACAGTAATTACACCTTTAGATGTGACAAAATGTCGAATTCAGACATATccaaatatttataagaatTTATTTCAAAGTATAAAGAAAATTGTAAAAGAGGAAAAGGTAAGAAGTTTAACCCTAGGATGGACTCCTACATTTGTTGGTTATTCTTTACAAGGTTTATGTAAATTTGGATTTTATGAAATTTTTAAAGATGTATATTCAAATTATTTGGGTGAAGAAAAtgcatataaatataaaggCGCTACATGGTTACTTGCTTCAGCATCAGCTGAATTTACAGCAGATCTTTTTTTATGTCCTTTTGAAATGATTAAAGTAAAAATGCAAACAAGTAAGGCTAATACATTTCCTACAAGAATATTACCATCTATAGCTCATATGTTGAAAAATAGAAAAGAGTCTAAATTTCCGTTTGGTAGCGTAGGACCTTTATGGTGTCGTCAAATACCTTATACTATGGCTaagttttatttttttgaaaagaTTGTTCAGTTAATGTATGATAAAGTATTTACTATGCCTAAAGATAATTATTCTAAATCAACACAACTCGGTATAACATTTGCATCAGGTTATTTATCAGGTATTATTTGTGCCCTTGTTTCGCACCCAGCTGATAATTTAATTTCACAATTAGGAAAAgtagaaaataaagataaaagCTTAGGAATGATAACTAAAGAAATGGGAATGTTTAACCTATTTACTAAAGGAATATGTACAAGAGTATTAATGATAGGAACATTGACAGGTTTACAATGGTGGATTTATGATACGTTTAAGTCCGTTATGGGATTAGGAACAAGTGGATCAGGTTCCTCCGCAAAAAAATGA